A segment of the Nostoc sp. TCL26-01 genome:
GGAGGTGAAAGATCAGCATCCTCATGCACTGTTGCTGTATCGGGTAGGAGATTTTTTTGAGACGTTTTTTCAAGATGCGGTGACTGTCGCTAGAGAATTAGAATTAGTCCTGACTAGTAAGCATGGTGGTGAAGTCGGCCGGGTAGCCATGACTGGTGTGCCTCATCATGCTTGGGAACGCTACACTACTCAACTGGTGGAAAAAGGCTACGCTGTGGTAATTTGTGACCAAGTAGAAGACTCTTCTGAAGCGGTGGGTTTGGTACGGCGGGAGGTGACACGGATTCTCACCCCTGGTACTTTGTTGGAAGAAGGAATGCTCAGTTCCAAACGCAATAATTACCTGGCGGCTGTGGTAATTGCCGGGAATCATTGGGGTTTAGCTTATGCAGATATCTCCACTGGGGAATTTCTAACGACGCAAGATAGTGATTTAGAACGGTTGACTCAAGAATTAATGCGGTTGCAACCTTCGGAAGTACTGGTTCCCACCAATGCACCGGATTTGAGGAGTTTATTGCGTCCGGGTGAGACTTCGCCACATTTACCTGAATGTTTACCACCATCATTTTGCTATAGTTTGCGATCGCAAGTCCCCTTTTCCCAAGGCGAGGCTAGAGCTACATTATTGCAGAAATTTAAGGTGCGATCGCTCGAAGGTTTAGGTTGTGATCATCTGCCTTTAGCTGTGCGGGCGGCTGGTGGGTTGTGGGAATATGTCGCAGATACCCAAAAGGAAAATCCAGTTTGTTTGCAAAGACTCCGCACCTATACCATCACCGACTACCTGATTGTTGACAATCAAACCCGGCGTAACCTAGAAATTACGCAAACAGTCCGGGATGGCACTTTTCACGGTTCCCTACTCTGGGCATTAGATAAAACTAGTACGGCAATGGGTAGCCGGGCTTTACGACGCTGGTTATTGCAACCATTACTAGATATTAAAGGGATTAAGTCTAGACAAGACACCATCCAAGAATTAGTAGAAAATACCCCCCTGCGGCAAGATTTACGGCAATTACTCCGACAAATCTACGATTTAGAAAGACTCACAGGCAGAACTGGTTCGGGGACTGCTAATGCTAGAGATTTAGTGGCTTTAGCTGACTCTCTCTCTCGTCTACCAGAATTAGCCCAGTTAGTCGCTGATGCTAATTCCCCTTTCCTCAAGGCTTTGCAAAAAGTACCGCCAATTTTAGAAGAATTGGCACAACAAATCCACACCTACATTGTCGAAGCACCACCCATCCATCTCAAAGAAGGGGGCTTGATTCGTCCTGGTGTCAATCCTCTATTAGATGAGAGAAAAGCCACGGTAGAAGCAGACCACCAATGGATTGCTAATTTAGAAGTAGAAGAAAGAGCAAAAACAGGTATTCCCACGCTAAAAGTGGGATTTAATGAAACCTTTGGTTATTATATCAGCATTTCTCGTACCAAAGCCGACCAAGTACCTGCTAATTACATCCGCAAACAAACCCTGAAAAATGAGGAACGTTACATCACCCCAGAACTGAAGGAACGAGAAGCGCGGATTCTCACAGCACGGGATGATTTACATAAGCTGGAATACGAAATTTTTGTCAAGCTGCGAGAAGAAATAGGTGAACAAGCAGAAGCCATTCGCACCCTTTCCCGTGCTGTCGCCGCCGCCGATGTCCTGTGTGGTTTGGCTGAGTTGGCAGTGCATCAAGGCTATTGTCGTCCACAAATGCTGACAGGGCGAGAGATAGAAATTATTGACGGTCGCCATCCTGTAGTGGAAAAATCTTTACCAGCTGGCTTTTTTGTGCCAAATTCCACACAATTAGGTCAAGAGTCAACTATCAATGGTCAATTGTCAATAGTTAAGAATCCCGACTTGATTATTCTCACAGGCCCTAATGCTAGTGGTAAAAGCTGTTACCTGCGTCAAGTCGGGTTAATTCAGTTAATGGCACAAATTGGTAGTTTTGTGCCGGCTAAATCTGCTAGGTTGGGAGTATGCGATCGCATTTTCACTCGTGTCGGTGCTGTTGATGATTTAGCTACAGGTCAATCTACCTTCATGGTGGAAATGAATGAAACAGCCAATATTCTCAATCATGCCACATCTAGATCCCTAGTTTTGTTAGATGAAATTGGTCGAGGGACGGCTACCTTTGACGGACTTTCGATTGCTTGGGCAGTGGCAGAATACATCGCTACCGACATTCGTTCCCGGACAATTTTTGCTACTCACTATCACGAATTAAACGAACTGGCAGGAATGTTACCTAACGTAGCTAACTATCAAGTGACGGTGAAAGAATTACCCGATAAAATTATCTTTCTCCACCAAGTTCAACCAGGAGGCGCAGATAAATCCTACGGTATTGAAGCAGGTAGATTAGCAGGTTTACCATCTGTCGTGATTCAACGCGCCAAACAAGTCATGGGGCAAATTGAGAAACATAGTAAGATTGCGATCGGTTTGCGTGCAGGTCTGCAAGTTGAAGATGGGAGTAATCATGAAAGCATTTAAAGTCATGGCAACGATTAACGAAGAGGGACAACTAACTTTAGATCATCCGCTTTTAACTGATAAAAATAGCCGAGTAGAAGTCATTGTGCTAATCCCTGAAGAACAAGTTCTGGATGATCAATCTCAAGCAGAAGTTTTAGCAGATTTCCGCCAAGCTTGGCATGAAGCCATGACTGGGCAAACTATCCCGGTGGCTCGACTTTGGGAAGGTCTTGAAGATGGTTGATCTGCCTTTTATTCAAGTTGAAGCTATTGGTATTAATTTATCAAATTTAACTTAATTTAATGGAGGCATAATGTCTGAAATTACTTTAAACTCAGAACAACTTAAAGAAATCTTGAAAAGCGCGATCATTGAATTGATTCGTGATAACCGTGAGGAAGTCTCGGAATTTTTGGCAGAAATTCTTGAAGACATTGCAATGGAACGTGCGATCGCAGAAGGTGAAACAACTGAACTGGTTAACCGCGACTCCATCTTTCAATTGTTGGAGCCAAAATCGTGAAAGTTGAGTTCAGAAAAAGCTTTGAAAAAGACCTTGCTAAGATTCAAGATGAAGACTTGCTTCTGAGAATTAAAACTGTCATAGAACAAGTGGAAACTGCTGAAAGTCTCTTGGAAATCAGCAATATCAAAAAACTTAAAGCAGATGGAAATTACTACCGTATCCGAGTTGGTGACTATCGAATTGGCTTTGCTGAAGACGAAAATATGATTACCTTTGTTCGTGTATTGCATGGCAAGGAAATATATCGATATTTTCCATAGTGAATGAATAATACTAAAAATTGCTAAAACAGGAGTAGAACGGGCGAGAGAAACTGATGAAGCAACAGCAACGACTTGGATAAACCAACAACTTGAAGCCTTGGGGGTAAGACTAACGTGATTATGCAGGCTGAAGCAAAGAAAATCCATACAATCGAAGAGTATCTCGATTTCGAGGTAAATTCAGATATTCGGCATGAGTATATCAATGGAGAAATAATCCCTATGACTGGCGGCACTCCCGAACATAATGAAATTGCCAGTATTCTTAATGCCGCCTTAAGAGTCAGTTTGAAAGGTAAACCCTACAGTATTTTTGTAGCGGATCAACGGCTTTGGATTCCTGAACGCACGCTTTACACTTACCCAGATGTCATGGTTGTCCCCCGTCCACTCGAACGACAACAGGGACGAACTGATACGATTACTAACCCAGTGATGATCGCCGAAGTGCTTTCAAAATCAACCAAAAGCTACGATAGGGATGAAAAATTTTCAGCGTATCGTACCATTCCCACATTTCAAGAATATTTATTAATTGATCAATATACTGCTCATGTTGAGCAATACTCTAAAACAGACTCTCACAAATGGATCTTTACTGAATATGACGATCCAGAATCGTATATTTCACTCTCATCGATTCCCTTTGAAATTCGTTTAGCAGATATCTATGAAAGTGTTGAATTTAAGCCATAGTAGAAATTGCTAAAACAGGAGTAGAACAGGCGATAGAAACTGATGAAGCGACAGCCACAACTTGGATTAACCAGCAACTAAAAGACTTAGAGGTAAACCTGTCATGATTGCTCAACCTGAGACAAAGCACTATACCATTGATGAGTATTTAGAACTAGAAATCGCCTCAGAAACACGCAGCGAATATTGCAATGGAGAAATTGTCCCTATGACGGGTGGAACCCCAGACCATAATGATATTGCCAGCAACCTCGTGGCTATTCTCAAAGCAGCATTGCGGGGAAAGTCTTACCGTGTATTCATCCTGGATCAGCGACTCTGGATTCCCAATGCAAATCTCTATACTTACCCCGATGTAATGGTGCTGCCCAAACCCTTAGAACTTCAAACCGGACGCAAAGATACTGTGGTGAACCCTTGCTTTATCGCCGAGGTACTGTCTAAGTCTACCCAAAACTATGACCGAGGTGAGAAATTTGTTGCCTATCGGACAATTTCCACCTTCCAAGAATATTTGCTAATCGATCAATACCGCATACACGTTGAGCATCATGTTAAAACAGCAGCTCATCAGTGGCTATTTTCAGAATACGATGACCCAACTGTTACCCTTTCTTTGAGTACCTTTGAGTTGCAAATTCAAATTGCCGAACTTTACGAAAATATCGACTTTTCAAACGTTTGAGTGAAATTGCTAAAGCATGAGTAGAACAAGTGATTGAGACTGACGAAGCGATCACCACAACAGCTATCAAGATAAGGATTGATATTGGGTGATAGATAAGAATTTTATGCCAATTACCAATTACCTTACCAATTTAGTTAAAATCAAACCAAGCCCTGATAACAGTTATAATCTATGACTCTCAAAGAATTAAACAATCAGATTCTTTCACTATCCCCAACTGAAAAAGCCTCAGTTATTCAAAGCCTAACTCAAACAATCAATATTGGAGCTAAAGGCATCACTAAAACACCTGGTGTCTGTGGCGGGGAAGCTTGCATTGCCGGAACTCGCATAGCAGTTTGGCTGTTAGTTGAAGCCCGCCGTCTTGGTATTAGTGAAGCTGAACTTTTACAAGACTATTCTCACATTAATGCTGCTGATTTAGTTAATGCGTGGGCTTATGCAAATGGTCATCCAGAAGAAATCGAAGCAGCTATCCACGCCAATCAGGTATCCTAACTGATGGCACGTCTGTACGCAGATGAGCAGTTTCCCCGAAAAGTCAGTGAACTGCTGCGGACAATGGGACACGATGTTTTAACAGTCCAAGAAGCTGGCAATGCAAATCTGGGTATTCCTGATGACAAGGTGTTAGCTTGTGCAGTTAGTGATAATCGAGCTGTAATAACCCTCAATCGTCAAGATTTTATTCGACTACATAGAACGAATCCAGAACATTCAGGTATTATTGTCTGTACAAATGATACTGATAAGTCTCAAATGGCAACTCGAATTAATGAAGCGATCGCTAAAGAAGAACCTTTACTAGGTAAACTAATTCGCGTTGTACGGCCGGCAATTTGAAATTATTAATCTAAGTCAAGCATTATTTTATCTGTAGCCAATCAATCTTCAGAGAGCGATTTTCTGCATACAAGAATTAAAAATAATAATTCATGTTTACTCAATATAAAAATACAGAGTCAAAAAAAGGGATGACTTTCATCATCCCAGAAATTCGATTACAAGCTTAAAATTTTATAGTTGTGGTACGTACTGTTGCTTTTCAGGTACTTGAGTGTACTCAGCAACAATCTGACGGAACTCTTCACCGTCAATTGTTTCTTTTTCGATGAGTAAATCAACTATGCGATCTGTAACAGTGCGATTCTCACGAATCAGTCTCTTAGCTGTCTGGTGACATTCTTCCACAATTCCCCGGACTTGAGCATCGATTCGAGCCGCAATTGATTCGGAATAATCGGATCTGGTCATCCAGTCACGACCTAAGAATACTTCTCCTTGCTGACTTTCCAAGGAAAGAGGGCCTAAATCAGACATCCCGAATCTTGTCACCATCTGACGTGCCATCCCTGTGACTTGTTGTAAGTCTCCACCTGCACCAGTGGTAACTTCCGCCGCCCCAAAAATCACTTCTTCGGCTGCACGTCCACCCAAAGCGCCTGTAATTCTGGCTTTGAGTTGGGAACGGGAAATCAAACCTTGTTCTTCGTTGGGAGTAAACCAAGTCAAACCTTGTGCTTGTCCTCTAGGAATGAGAGTAACTTTCTGCACTGGGTCGTGGTCTTTTAATAGTGTACCAACTAAAGCGTGGCCAACTTCGTGGTAAGCAATTAAGCGCTTGCTCTTGCTATCTACCAGGGGTGTACCTTCCATACCAGCGACAACTCTATCAACCGCATCATCAATTTCACCGAGGGTGATAGCTTCTTTACGTCTTCTGGCAGTGAGAATAGCGGCTTCGTTGAGGAGGTTGGCTAAATCTGCACCGGTGAATCCTGGTGTGCGTCGAGCGATCGCTTCTAAGGATACACTAGGATCTAATTTCTTATTGCGAGAGTGGACTTGCAGAACTTCCAAGCGTCCCTTGATGTCTGGTGCATCAACCGTTACTTGTCTGTCAAAACGTCCGGGACGTAACAAGGCAGCGTCTAATACGTCAGGACGGTTGGTAGCAGCAATAATAATGATGCCTGTGTTACCTTCAAAACCATCCATCTCCGTAAGTAGTTGGTTTAAGGTTTGTTCTCTTTCATCGTTACCGCCGCCAATACCCGCACCCCGTTGTCTACCTACTGCGTCAATTTCATCAATAAAGATGATACAGGGAGCGTTATCTTTGGCTTTTTTAAACAAGTCGCGGACGCGGGATGCACCCACACCGACGAACATTTCCACAAATTCTGAACCAGAGATACTAAAAAATGGTACACCAGCTTCACCAGCGATCGCTTTTGCTAGTAAAGTTTTGCCAGTCCCCGGAGGCCCTACCAACAACACACCTTTAGGAATACGTGCGCCTACAGCCGTAAATCTTTCTGGCTGTTTGAGGAAAGTCACAACTTCTTGTAGTTCTTCTTTCGCTTCTTCTATCCCGGCTACATCGTCAAACTTCACCCCAGTTTTGGCTTCCATCTGGAAACGCGCTCTGGATTTACCAAAATTCATTGCTTGGCCAGGGCCACCGGGAAGATTATTAGAACGACGGAACAAAAAGAACAATCCAGTAATCAATATGATGGGGAACACTAAATTACCCAACAGTCCCCAAATAGCGCCATCATTCCGGACTGGATGAGCATCAAAGCTAACTTTTTGTTCTTTGAGTTTGCTAATTAACTCAGGAGCGTTAACTGGCAAGTCTACCCGCCAACGTTGGACACGATTTTCAATATCTTGATCAACCGCTTCTACAATCGCTGTTCTACCACCTTCATATAAATCGACGTTGGTCACACGACCAGCATCTAAGTATTCTAGAAAGCGACCATAGGTCATGCGAGTGTTTGCAGCATTTTTAGTCATGTCCGCAGGAGCGTTAGCAAACGTCCCTTGCCAGAAGAAAAAGCCAATCACTAAAGCTGGTAATGTCCAGAGTAGTACGACTCTCCAGGAGAATTTCATTTTAATTTGCCTTTTAGATGCCAATTTTACGATTAATCGTTGTTCAACGGATGTTTATAAATCCATTTTGTTTAATTTGATGTCAGATCGCACATCGCCATAAAGCTATGCAGCCTTACGTTAAATCTAAAGTGCTGATAAGAATCTTAATTAAATTTAACTTAATTCTAATACAACATGGCATTAATAGTGGGGAGTAATGAGTAATGAGTGCTGAGTGCTGAGTGCTGAGTGCTGAGTGGGGGAGTGAATAATTTGACCAATGACCAATGACCAATGACCAATGACTATTGACTATTTACTTAACTTCCGTAATCTGTAACGTATAAGGAAGATATTTACCTTTGTTGTAGGAACCAACCCAAATTTGGTAAGTTCCGGCTAGCCATTCTCCACCAATACCGGGATTTTTGCCGTCTAAATCGTCATTGCACCAAGTCCCGCCAGGGCCTTTAACTATGATGGTTGTGTCTTGAGGAGCTTGTACTTGTAGTTTTAAGTATTCAAATTTACTAGTAAGTTTGATGGTGTGGTCTGGTGTTTCATCCACAAAACCATTACAGGGGCCAGTAGGTGTTTCAATTCTGCCAGCAACTTGCTTTCCTTGGATGGAGCCGCCACTCATACCTCTGACTACCAAAGGATCTGGAGAAAATTTTTTGTTGATAGTCACATCTCCAAATATTGGTGGTGCTTCCTGAGCGTTGCCTCCGGTATGAAGTGACGAGATAACGCCAAGTGTAACTATTGTTAAAAATAAGCGGATACCTTTATTTAGAGATGTTTTCGACATTGTAATTACATAAGCGTCTCAGTGTTTGAGAAGACATGAATTTTACAGAAAAAGTTCCTTAAGTGAGAGAAATTGACTATTGCGTTGTGAGAGTATAGAGACTCATGGCTCTGTTATGTAGCGTTTCTCTCTGTGCCTTTGTGCCTTTGTGTTTAGATAAATTATTCTTACCACAGAGGCACAGAGACACAAAGTTAAGAGCTTAATTCTAGACCCTAAGCTGCTACTGCCTGATTTAAGCGTGGTTTGTCTAAACCAATCTGATTTAGGAGTAACCAGGATTGGATTAAGTCGGGGCCATGCACGTCTCCGGTGAGGGCGACTCTGAGCGATCGCATCACTAAACCTTTCTTAACATTCTCAGCTTTCACTACTTGTTTAATGATGTCTTGAGCAATAGCCTCTGTGAGTTGCGGTTGATTGTCCAAGGCAGTGATAATTGCTGCTAGGACGGTTTTAGCACCGTTTTGTTGTAATTGTTGGCTACCCTCTGCACTCAATTCCACTGTCTCGGTAAAAAACATCTGACTCATCTCGACAGCATCTGTTAACCGAGTCAAGCTGGCGCTAATTAAATTAACCAACTGTTCTAACCAAGCACGTTCTCTTCCGCCATTAAATGAATATCCGGCTGCTTCCCAATAGGGAATGAGTAAGTCAGTCAGTTTGTCAACTGGGGTGTTGTGGAGATATTGACTGTTCAACCAATCTAATTTTGCCCAGTCAAATTTTGCTCCAGCTTTATTGACTCGATCAAAAGTAAATTCTTTGGCTGCTGTTTCTAAGGTAAATATTTCTTGAGTCGAGTCTGGCGGTGACCAACCCAACAAGGTCATGTAATTAACTAAACCGGCTGATGTAAAACCCATTTGCTTGAAGTCAGAAATGGATGTTACTCCATCCCGTTTAGATAATTTGCGTCCTTCGGCGTTTAAAATTAGGGGAGTATGGGCAAATTCTGGAATTTTTGCCCCAAAGGCTTCATATAACAAAATTTGCTTGGCTGTATTGGCGATGTGATCTTCTCCTCGGATGACATGACTAATTTGCATATCTATGTCATCAATCACTACGACAAAGTTATATAACGGTTGACCACTACCCGATTCTGAGGCTCTAGCAATGACCATATCACCGCCTAAGTCGCTACCACGCCAGACCATTTTGTCACGTACTAGGTCATTCCAGACAATTTCTCGGTCATCGTCAATTTTAAACCGGATGACAAAAGTACGCCCTTGGGCTTGGAATTCTGCTTCTTGTGCTGGGGTGAGGTGACGGTGACGATTATCGTAACGGGGAGCTTCGCCTCTGGCTTTTTGGGCTTCTCTTAAGGCTTCTAGTTCTTCTGAGGTAGTGTAGCAGCGATAAGCTAAACCTTGATCTAAAAGTTGTTGTACTGCTTTTTGATAAAGTTCAAGGCGTTGGGATTGATAAAAAGGCCCTTCATCCCAATTTAGCCCTAACCAACGCAATCCCGTCATAATATTTTCTGTGTATTCGGGACGCGATCGCTCTAAATCTGTGTCCTCAATTCGCAAGATAAATTTACCGCCGTGATGACGAGCAAATAACCAGTTAAATACAGCCGTTCTGGCTGTACCAATGTGTAAATTTCCCGTTGGACTAGGAGCAATGCGGACTCTAACAGTCACAATAGTTCTCTCTTTTGTAAAGCATGAATAAATTTAGCTTAATCTTTAAGCCTGTAAGCTAGTATTTTGTTGATGAAGACAAACACCAAGCTTGTTGCTAATCCCTTGTACACTTTTCATATACTACTCAGGACTCAGCACTTGTAAACTACAACTTATAACGGGACTGACGGGGCTCGAACCCGCAACTTCCGCCGTGACAGGGCGGTGCTCTAACCAATTGAACTACAGTCCCTCAATTGGCAACTTGTCTATTATGGCGAATTTAAAACTATTTGTCAACCCAGTAAGGAAGTTTTTGAGAATTTTTTTCCCAATTCAATTTCTTGAGATGCTCAACTGATTTATCAGCAGGGATGGGACTGTACTGACTGGGGATGTTTACAGGCTTGGCATTTTGGAAATTTTGAGTTCCTTGATACCCAGATATGTTCGCCAGTTCAGGCAAGGATTGAACACCAGTGTAAAATTTACCGTTGATTTCCCAAGTAGGAAATCCGGTGATTTTTGCGGCTTGGCATACCTCCGGCTGGGCATTTTTACCTTGAGGCGCGCATTCAATACGGTTAATCAGACCAAATGCTGGCTGACCGAACAAGTATACTTGTTCATAACAATGGCTACACCAGTAAGCGCCGTAAAGTTTAGCTTTGGTTTGTTGCAAATGTTGGGCTAAGGCTATTTCTGCTGTTCCTGAAGTGCTTTCTACCGTAATTACCCCTGATTGATTATTGTTGCTAATTTCTTGTGCTGGAGCAGAAGCACCAAGGGTGAGTGAAATAAGAGATATTGTGAACCAGTAGTGTAATTTTATTTGAGCAAGCATAGTGATGCTAACTGCTGATTTTTATGAATTAGTTAAATATTTTAACTTAATTTCCTGATTAATGATTCAAACTAGCTGATGCTACAGCTTGGGGTGTAAATGCTATCTGCTTTAAGAGCTGCGGTTGGATTTGTTGGTATTGTTGCTTGAGCAGTTGTTTACTCAGATGAGATTGAGATGTTAGGGGTAGTTTTTGGCTCTGTTCTACCCAAATTTTTAATTTTTGTCGTTGGCTAGGTTCAATATCACTGCTGAGAATGGTACTACAGGAATGGGGTGATTCTAAAGTAAAGCAAATCAGAGGATAGCTTTCATTATCAGCTAGGGATGATACTAGCTGGATGTTGGCGGAATTCTGCATATCTAGGTAGCAAGGTAGCCATCTTGGTTTAAGTTGTGGCGTATATAGGAGTGTTACCCACAACAGCATGGGATGGGGTGAGGTGACAAAGATAAATTTGTGATAAATCTTAGCAGTTAAACGCTGCTGAATTTCTCTCTTAGGTAACATTAGCCAGAGTGCGGCTACGATTTTTTGTCTAGTATTTAGCAATTGAGGAAAGACAATTTCTTGTTTGGGTTTATCTACAGGCCAAGCCAGTTTCATTAAGTCTTTTTCTAAAGTTAAAAGCAACTGAGAATTGAAGATGATTTTTGGTGTTGCTATGGATTTTAAATTAGTTGGTAAGCTCGCACAGTTGTCATGTTCAATACTTTCTAGAACCTGCAAAATTTCTCCGACACTTTGCGGGCGATCGCTGGCTTTTTTTTCTAGACAAGCCATAATTAAATCGTTGAGTTGGTGAGGAATTTTTAGCTGGGGTTTAATTTGGGCGATCGTTCGTGGTTGTTCAAAATGATGTGCTTTATACCAAGCTCCAAACAAATCTGTTTCTGGTTGCCAAGGTTTAGCTCCTGTGAGCATCTCAAACATCATCACACCCAAGCTATATATATCAGAACAACTATCTAATTTTTCTCCTTCTAATTGCTCTGGTGAACAATATGGTAAAGTTCCATGAAACCCTTTATTTGTACTCACAGTAACTGCATAATTTAAAAATTTGGCAATACCAAAATCGAGAATTTTGACTAACTGTCCTAATATAGGATCAGGCACAACTAATATATTGGCTGGCTTAATATCTCGATGTACTAAAGGGTAAATTTTCCCATCAACTTGAATTCCTTGATGGGCGCATTGTAAGCCTAAACAAATCTGGCGTGTCAAATGTACAAACTGAAGTAGAGATAAGGGAATTAAATCTTTTAAACTTTTACCGTTAAGGTATTCCATGACGTAAAAAGGTTTACCCCTATCGCTAACACCATAATCATAAGCACGCACAATATGTAGGCTTTTTTGACTAAGTGCAGCACTCATCAAAGCTTCACGGGCAAAGTCTTTTTGAATGTTAGAATTAGAGACAGTTTGGGTAAGAAATTTAATAGCTACAGGTATCTCTCCTAACAACATATCAGTGGCTAAAAAAACCTCACCCATTCCACCTATACCAATCAACCGCTTAAGTTGATAACGATTGGCAAGTAATCCCGTACTATGTGAAGACGCAAATGCACTTTGATTCACTTTGACAACCTCTGGTATCAATGCTATCGACACAAAATATCAAAAATTATTTCTGGTTTTTAAATATTTGCAAAACCCTCTTGAGTAATCTAGAAAACCAATGCTTAATTTCTAAATTGTCTTGAGGTTTATTGATTGCTAAGTTTTGCATAATTTCTAGTTTAATTTTTTCATATTCTGCCTTCAGCATACTTTTAGCGTTGTCCGATGAAACTAACTCAGATGATAGAGTATTTTGTGGTATTCTCAGCCAGTCTGTAAGCTGCTGACGTTGTTTAGCGGTAAGAGTTAAAGTAATGACACTGGCACAGTTATTTGGTGCTTCTATCGCAAAAAATAGTAGATGATAGTATCCTGTTTGTGCCAAAACACGCAATATTTTTTGACCATTATTTTCTGTTAAATCTATAAAATAAGATAACCATCTAACGAGAGATATCTGGCTATCACATAGGACTGTTACCCACAATATCATCGGATAAACGTCAATTTTATGAATAAATTCAATACTGTGATTTTTGTCTAAAAATTTCACTATTTCCTGTTTTGGTAACATAGCCCAAAAAGTTGGTATGGTTCCTTGTGTAGTATGCAGAAGATGAGGAAAGCCAATTAGAGAAACAGGTTTATTTTTAGGCCATTTTTTCTGCAAACATTCTTTTTCTGTAATCGAAGTAACAGGTACTAGTTGGACTGTAGGCAAGCTT
Coding sequences within it:
- the mutS gene encoding DNA mismatch repair protein MutS, with the protein product MTASDSDIQPTETHTPPAPQTDTRVVDRSKLSKMYQHYVEVKDQHPHALLLYRVGDFFETFFQDAVTVARELELVLTSKHGGEVGRVAMTGVPHHAWERYTTQLVEKGYAVVICDQVEDSSEAVGLVRREVTRILTPGTLLEEGMLSSKRNNYLAAVVIAGNHWGLAYADISTGEFLTTQDSDLERLTQELMRLQPSEVLVPTNAPDLRSLLRPGETSPHLPECLPPSFCYSLRSQVPFSQGEARATLLQKFKVRSLEGLGCDHLPLAVRAAGGLWEYVADTQKENPVCLQRLRTYTITDYLIVDNQTRRNLEITQTVRDGTFHGSLLWALDKTSTAMGSRALRRWLLQPLLDIKGIKSRQDTIQELVENTPLRQDLRQLLRQIYDLERLTGRTGSGTANARDLVALADSLSRLPELAQLVADANSPFLKALQKVPPILEELAQQIHTYIVEAPPIHLKEGGLIRPGVNPLLDERKATVEADHQWIANLEVEERAKTGIPTLKVGFNETFGYYISISRTKADQVPANYIRKQTLKNEERYITPELKEREARILTARDDLHKLEYEIFVKLREEIGEQAEAIRTLSRAVAAADVLCGLAELAVHQGYCRPQMLTGREIEIIDGRHPVVEKSLPAGFFVPNSTQLGQESTINGQLSIVKNPDLIILTGPNASGKSCYLRQVGLIQLMAQIGSFVPAKSARLGVCDRIFTRVGAVDDLATGQSTFMVEMNETANILNHATSRSLVLLDEIGRGTATFDGLSIAWAVAEYIATDIRSRTIFATHYHELNELAGMLPNVANYQVTVKELPDKIIFLHQVQPGGADKSYGIEAGRLAGLPSVVIQRAKQVMGQIEKHSKIAIGLRAGLQVEDGSNHESI
- a CDS encoding type II toxin-antitoxin system RelE/ParE family toxin, whose amino-acid sequence is MKVEFRKSFEKDLAKIQDEDLLLRIKTVIEQVETAESLLEISNIKKLKADGNYYRIRVGDYRIGFAEDENMITFVRVLHGKEIYRYFP
- a CDS encoding Uma2 family endonuclease, which translates into the protein MQAEAKKIHTIEEYLDFEVNSDIRHEYINGEIIPMTGGTPEHNEIASILNAALRVSLKGKPYSIFVADQRLWIPERTLYTYPDVMVVPRPLERQQGRTDTITNPVMIAEVLSKSTKSYDRDEKFSAYRTIPTFQEYLLIDQYTAHVEQYSKTDSHKWIFTEYDDPESYISLSSIPFEIRLADIYESVEFKP
- a CDS encoding Uma2 family endonuclease, coding for MIAQPETKHYTIDEYLELEIASETRSEYCNGEIVPMTGGTPDHNDIASNLVAILKAALRGKSYRVFILDQRLWIPNANLYTYPDVMVLPKPLELQTGRKDTVVNPCFIAEVLSKSTQNYDRGEKFVAYRTISTFQEYLLIDQYRIHVEHHVKTAAHQWLFSEYDDPTVTLSLSTFELQIQIAELYENIDFSNV
- a CDS encoding DUF433 domain-containing protein, with product MTLKELNNQILSLSPTEKASVIQSLTQTINIGAKGITKTPGVCGGEACIAGTRIAVWLLVEARRLGISEAELLQDYSHINAADLVNAWAYANGHPEEIEAAIHANQVS
- a CDS encoding DUF5615 family PIN-like protein, translating into MARLYADEQFPRKVSELLRTMGHDVLTVQEAGNANLGIPDDKVLACAVSDNRAVITLNRQDFIRLHRTNPEHSGIIVCTNDTDKSQMATRINEAIAKEEPLLGKLIRVVRPAI
- the ftsH2 gene encoding ATP-dependent zinc metalloprotease FtsH2, producing the protein MKFSWRVVLLWTLPALVIGFFFWQGTFANAPADMTKNAANTRMTYGRFLEYLDAGRVTNVDLYEGGRTAIVEAVDQDIENRVQRWRVDLPVNAPELISKLKEQKVSFDAHPVRNDGAIWGLLGNLVFPIILITGLFFLFRRSNNLPGGPGQAMNFGKSRARFQMEAKTGVKFDDVAGIEEAKEELQEVVTFLKQPERFTAVGARIPKGVLLVGPPGTGKTLLAKAIAGEAGVPFFSISGSEFVEMFVGVGASRVRDLFKKAKDNAPCIIFIDEIDAVGRQRGAGIGGGNDEREQTLNQLLTEMDGFEGNTGIIIIAATNRPDVLDAALLRPGRFDRQVTVDAPDIKGRLEVLQVHSRNKKLDPSVSLEAIARRTPGFTGADLANLLNEAAILTARRRKEAITLGEIDDAVDRVVAGMEGTPLVDSKSKRLIAYHEVGHALVGTLLKDHDPVQKVTLIPRGQAQGLTWFTPNEEQGLISRSQLKARITGALGGRAAEEVIFGAAEVTTGAGGDLQQVTGMARQMVTRFGMSDLGPLSLESQQGEVFLGRDWMTRSDYSESIAARIDAQVRGIVEECHQTAKRLIRENRTVTDRIVDLLIEKETIDGEEFRQIVAEYTQVPEKQQYVPQL